In Fundulus heteroclitus isolate FHET01 chromosome 17, MU-UCD_Fhet_4.1, whole genome shotgun sequence, the following are encoded in one genomic region:
- the pus7l gene encoding pseudouridylate synthase 7 homolog-like protein yields the protein MSESPVKVTMKGDEAVRVPAYFISKHEGFLGSIKTFIEDFVVTEIDINGQQVKTGQVVQTAGCASSEESRSSAESKENLYCSGSQEADVSPDWAVGSDTPLPALGSFDLDVILGPSVSEDLEQFVMTLREQRPSGPELSLGSFSDKHQRANVHRAVRHRFPFLLTVTIQPEIRVREDPDYRELARLVREEEAEDFFRFIDAKVRGSSYTFGPDDSKEHRTAVHHFLNRRFGKLVETKSFSSQGRTSISVRLREHGKPKKRTAEERKEEDIYTAFTLCKENLETLEAISYMAAALGVLPSDFTYAGIKDKRAVTYQSMVVKKVSSQRLKEKAGEFEKRGMRLSQIRSVGEPLKLGRLRGNHFDLVVRDLRPHRASDEHLSNADVHARLAALVKEAVENVKRRGFVNYYGSQRFGSGQSVLSDQVGLALLKEDMVSAVRLFFSPEESDDPHSLAKRHFLQTDNAKEALALMPLSKPRERLMLRALNRYGTGPDGCVQAWLSLPHSMRVFYPHAYCSRVWNDAAAHRLSTMGHGVRQGDLVWTQSGQNRTEDTGETTSPQIHVVTLEEEQAGVYSLDQVLLPMPGNSVKYPEHSMRTWYQERLAGDGLGECRFRVSSLKLNLPGCYRPLLAVPHNLSYQLRRAACSHGAKKQESGTESLSLSLNFDLDSSCYATICLREIMKCDA from the exons ATGTCCGAGTCACCAGTAAAG GTGACTATGAAGGGAGATGAGGCTGTACGAGTTCCTGCATACTTCATATCAAAACATGAAGGCTTCCTCGGAAGCATCAAAACCTTCATCGAGGACTTTGTCGTCACTGAGATCGACATCAACGGACAGCAGGTGAAAACAGGACAGGTCGTGCAGACGGCTGGCTGCGCCTCCTCTGAGGAAAGCCGATCGAGTGCAGAGTCGAAGGAGAATCTCTACTGTTCGGGCTCACAGGAGGCTGACGTTTCTCCAGACTGGGCGGTGGGTTCGGACACCCCCCTGCCCGCCTTGGGAAGCTTTGATTTAGACGTTATCTTAGGCCCGTCGGTGAGTGAAGACCTGGAGCAGTTTGTGATGACGCTGCGAGAACAAAGGCCTTCTGGTCCGGAGCTGTCGCTGGGCTCCTTCTCTGACAAGCATCAGAGAGCCAACGTCCACCGGGCCGTCCGGCACCGCTTCCCCTTCCTCCTGACCGTCACCATCCAGCCCGAGATCAGGGTGAGGGAGGACCCAGACTACAGGGAGCTGGCCCGCCTGGTcagagaggaggaggcggaggactTCTTCCGGTTCATCGACGCCAAGGTTCGAGGATCGTCCTACACCTTTGGGCCGGACGACAGCAAGGAGCACAGGACTGCGGTGCACCACTTCCTGAACAGAAGGTTCGGGAAACTGGTGGAGACGAAAAGCTTCAGCAGCCAGGGGAGGACGTCCATCTCGGTGAGACTGAGGGAGCACGGCAAGCCGAAGAAGAGGACAGCGGAGGAACGCAAGGAGGAAGACATTTATACAG CGTTCACGCTGTGCAAGGAGAACCTGGAGACTCTGGAAGCCATCAGCTACATGGCAGCCGCTCTCGGGGTCCTGCCGTCAGATTTCACCTACGCCGGCATCAAGGATAAGAGAGCCGTCACCTACCAGTCCATGGTGGTCAAGAAGGTCTCATCTCAGCG gttgAAAGAGAAAGCGGGAGAATTTGAGAAAAGAGGGATGCGTCTGTCTCAGATCCGCTCCGTCGGCGAGCCTCTGAAGCTGGGGCGACTGCGGGGGAATCACTTTGACCTGGTGGTCCGCGACCTCAGGCCACACAGAGCGTCGGATGAGCACCTCTCCAACGCCGACGTGCACGCTCGCCTGGCAGCTCTCGTAAAGGAAGCAGTGGAGAACGTAAAG AGGAGAGGTTTTGTCAACTACTACGGGTCGCAGAGGTTTGGAAGCGGACAGAGCGTTCTGTCTGACCAAGTAGGACTGGCTCTGCTGAAGGAGGACATG GTCAGTGCCGTACGTCTGTTCTTCTCTCCCGAGGAAAGCGATGATCCTCACAGCCTCGCCAAGAGACACTTCCTTCAGACAG ATAACGCTAAGGAAGCTCTGGCGCTGATGCCGCTGTCCAAGCCCAGGGAGAGGCTGATGCTCCGCGCCCTGAATCGCTACGGCACCGGCCCGGACGGTTGTGTCCAAGCGTGGCTCAGCctgccccacagcatgaggGTTTTCTATCCTCACGCCTACTGCAGCAG GGTGTGGAACGACGCAGCAGCACACAGGCTCTCCACTATGGGCCACGGAGTCAGACAAGGTGACCTGGTGTGGACACAATCGGGACAAAACAGGACAGAGGACACTGGAGAGACGACTTCTCCACAA ATCCACGTGGTGACGCTTGAAGAGGAGCAAGCGGGAGTTTACTCACTAGATCAA GTGTTATTACCAATGCCAGGAAACTCTGTCAAATATCCAGAACACTCCATGAGAACCTGGTACCAGGAGAGACTGGCAGGGGACGGGTTGGGCGAATGCCGCTTCAGAGTGAGCAGCCTCAAACTGAACCTTCCGGGCTGCtaccgccccctgctggccgtCCCGCACAACCTCAGCTACCAGCTGCGGAGAGCGGCCTGCAGCCACGGCGCAAAGAAGCAAGAATCCGGCACGGAGTCCCTGTCGCTCAGCTTGAACTTTGACCTGGACTCCTCCTGCTACGCCACCATCTGCCTCCGAGAGATCATGAAGTGCGATGCTTGA